A stretch of Zymoseptoria tritici IPO323 chromosome 1, whole genome shotgun sequence DNA encodes these proteins:
- a CDS encoding putative multicopper oxidase, type 1 (Shows sequence similarity to FET3 and FET5 of S. cerevisiae. These proteins are ferroxidases involved in iron uptake.) encodes MCIASLIATLSIATAAYAFFTGKHGLPQQKSAAAPDVSAPVQTNDYILNPDWNYSDSPRRREYSWTIRDTIHNPDGIYRPMMLVNNQFPGPLIEANEGDTIVVHVDNQADNATSIHWHGIYQIGTPHMDGTVGITQCPIAPGTNFTYEFTVSGQSGSYWWHSHQGVQSSDGLHGPLIIHARDEREKQKISYDTDRVVMLSDHYHDLSSALLWQYLKPDQENAEPVPVGGLLNGRSTRDCSIFPDRKCDNTSSHVGIPQIDLARNQSHRLRLINVGAFAEFQVQIDEHQLAVTEVDGTDVQPETFHTVNINPAQRYSVIVNARDTSADTFWFRARMVTTCFTDPPPTLDADLLAVVRYDPEIDVAPTSADWQEQLAQDCKDLDTTKLVPVDVVQAPAEADAFFYLRSNFEIGKYRLSRGFFNESTFRPNVRSPSLLRTIDGLASANETFSGSARQQAAFVNDAAFDTSRELVIQTTGIQTIDILVSNFDDGSHPLHLHGYKYFVLAQGHGYPPLTAVGVAITRENLAPLYDSLDLSNPLRRDTASIEAFGWTLIRVVGNNPGAWALHCHISWHSEAGLVMQLLTSTDELEKMQVPEANLRLCVQDGVERGMGPDDEDFRDLA; translated from the coding sequence ATGTGTATCGCAAGCCTCATCGCGACCCTATCGATCGCTACTGCGGCGTATGCTTTCTTCACGGGCAAACATGGACTACCGCAGCAAAAGAGCGCAGCCGCTCCAGATGTGTCAGCCCCGGTACAGACGAACGACTACATTCTCAATCCGGATTGGAACTACTCGGACTCTCCGCGACGGCGAGAGTACTCTTGGACAATCAGAGATACGATTCACAATCCGGATGGAATCTACCGACCAATGATGCTGGTGAATAACCAGTTCCCCGGTCCGCTAATTGAAGCGAATGAGGGCGACACTATCGTCGTGCACGTTGACAATCAGGCTGACAATGCCACATCGATACACTGGCACGGCATCTATCAGATCGGGACACCTCACATGGACGGTACAGTGGGCATCACGCAATGTCCTATCGCGCCTGGAACGAACTTCACATACGAGTTCACGGTATCGGGGCAAAGCGGATCATATTGGTGGCATTCTCACCAAGGAGTGCAATCGTCGGATGGCTTGCATGGTCCGCTGATCATTCACGCCCGAGATGAGCGAGAAAAGCAGAAGATAAGCTACGACACAGATCGTGTGGTAATGCTTTCCGATCATTACCACGACCTGTCTTCTGCCCTTCTGTGGCAGTATCTCAAACCGGACCAAGAAAATGCGGAGCCAGTCCCCGTAGGTGGCCTTCTGAACGGTCGGTCAACCAGGGACTGTTCTATATTTCCTGACCGGAAATGCGACAACACTTCTTCGCATGTCGGTATTCCTCAAATTGACCTTGCACGAAACCAGAGCCACAGGTTGCGCTTGATAAACGTGGGCGCCTTTGCAGAGTTCCAGGTCCAAATCGATGAACATCAACTGGCCGTTACAGAAGTCGATGGCACGGATGTACAGCCCGAGACATTCCACACAGTCAACATCAACCCAGCTCAGCGGTATAGTGTCATTGTGAACGCTCGCGATACCTCTGCGGATACTTTCTGGTTCCGGGCACGAATGGTCACGACATGCTTTACCGATCCTCCGCCTACACTGGATGCAGATTTGCTGGCCGTGGTGAGGTATGATCCGGAGATAGATGTGGCACCTACATCCGCAGACTGGCAAGAGCAGCTCGCCCAAGACTGCAAAGATCTGGATACGACGAAGCTTGTGCCTGTGGACGTTGTTCAAGCGCCCGCCGAAGCAGATGCGTTCTTCTATTTGCGATCCAACTTCGAGATTGGCAAGTATCGGCTGAGCCGCGGCTTCTTCAACGAAAGCACATTTCGACCCAATGTCAGGTCGCCCAGTCTGCTGCGGACCATCGATGGCTTAGCATCAGCCAACGAGACCTTTTCCGGTTCTGCACGCCAGCAAGCAGCATTCGTCAACGATGCTGCTTTCGATACGTCCCGCGAATTGGTCATCCAGACCACCGGCATCCAGACAATAGACATCTTGGTGTCCAACTTCGACGATGGTAGCCACCCATTGCATCTCCACGGCTACAAGTACTTCGTCCTTGCCCAAGGTCATGGCTATCCTCCTCTGACTGCCGTTGGAGTGGCAATCACACGCGAGAACCTTGCTCCTCTTTATGATAGCTTAGATCTATCAAATCCTCTCCGTCGAGACACGGCTTCGATCGAGGCTTTTGGGTGGACCTTGATAAGAGTGGTGGGGAACAATCCGGGTGCGTGGGCGTTACATTGCCATATCTCATGGCATTCGGAAGCCGGGTTGGTTATGCAGCTTCTGACGAGCACGGATGAGTTGGAAAAGATGCAGGTTCCGGAGGCGAACCTGCGATTGTGTGTGCAGGATGGGGTCGAAAGGGGCATGGGTCCGGATGACGAAGATTTTAGAGATCTTGCATGA